The following proteins come from a genomic window of Acidimicrobiales bacterium:
- a CDS encoding RidA family protein encodes MTRFASGSPFETFIGFSRAIRAGDRVLVSGTAPIWPDGSCDERPDQQARRCFEIIGDALRVAGASLDHVVRTRMFITSPDYAAAVGAVHGEIFVTVRPAATMVVVAALLDPRWKVEIEAEAVLPSPRQNQKRATSRTPGP; translated from the coding sequence GCGCTTCGCTTCCGGGTCGCCGTTCGAGACTTTCATCGGCTTCAGCAGGGCCATCCGTGCCGGCGACCGTGTCCTCGTCTCGGGCACAGCTCCGATCTGGCCGGACGGAAGCTGTGACGAACGCCCGGACCAGCAGGCGCGCAGGTGTTTCGAGATCATCGGCGATGCTCTACGTGTCGCCGGCGCCAGCCTCGACCATGTCGTACGCACTCGCATGTTCATCACGTCGCCCGACTACGCCGCAGCCGTCGGAGCGGTGCATGGAGAGATCTTCGTGACGGTGCGGCCTGCCGCGACCATGGTCGTCGTCGCTGCCCTGCTTGATCCTCGCTGGAAGGTGGAGATAGAGGCGGAGGCGGTGCTCCCGTCACCGAGGCAGAACCAGAAGAGAGCG